The Pseudomonas multiresinivorans DNA window CGCCAGCCAGGTTACCGACTCGGATGAAGACGTGATCATCGCGCACAACTGGGACGAGCTGCGGCGCTTCATGTGGGACTACGTGGGCATCGTGCGCACCAACAAGCGCCTGGCCCGCGCCCAGCACCGCGTGCGCCTGCTGCTGGACGAGATCGACGAGTTCTACTCGAACTACAAGGTCAGCCGTGACCTGATCGAACTGCGCAACCTGGCTCAGGTGGCGGAGCTGATCATCAACTCCGCCATGCAGCGCCGCGAGAGCCGTGGCCTGCACTACACGCTGGACTATCCGGACCTGCTGCCCGAGGCCCGCGACACTATTCTGGCGCCACCCACCTACTGCGGCTGAAGCGCAGCCGCACCCGCAGACGCCGGTGCAACTCCGGCGCCAGGGCATCGGCGGGGACGCAGACGCTGCGCGCCAGCCAGTCGCCGGGGCGGCGGAAACGCAGGACGATCAACCTGGGCAGCGCCAGGCTGTCCGGCATCAACTGCACCGGTTGGAAGCCTTCCCGCTCGCTCCACAGCTGCCAGCCCTCGGCGTTGTGGCGCAGCGCACGCACCGAATCCGGCGCGCGCAATAGAATCTGCCGCGGCACAACCCAGCAGGCATGCAGCAGGCAGAGACTCAGGCCGAGCGTTGTCCAGTGCAGGGGAATGTCCGCGAGCAGCAGCGCCAGGACGGCACCGAACTGCGCGGCGAGATAGGCCGCCAGCAAACCGATGGACGGTTGCCAGCGGCACTCGAAGGGGTCACTTCGGCTGGACACGGTCCAGGATCATGCGAACGATGATGCGCAGGTCGCCGTCGTCCGGCTCGCCACGCTGCATGAACCAGCCGAACATGTCCTGGTCCTCGCACTCCAGCAGCTTGCGGAAGCGCGCCTGATCATCGGCGGGCAGGCCCGGATAGACTTCCTGGACAAAGGGCACCAGCAGGACGTCCAGTTCCAGCATGCCGCGGCGGCTGTGCCAGAAAAGGCGTTTGAGTTCGGTTTCGTCGGTCATCTGCGGGCACCTCGATTAACAGCGGGCGAATACGTGTTGTCACTCGCGAAGTCGACGGACGGCGCGAGCCGAGCGGCATTATACGCATGCTCGACTCCCCCGGCACCCGCTGACAAGGCAGGGCCTGAGCTCTATCATGAGGCCCCTAACTTTCTTCCAGCGAATCGTGATGACCGACTCTGCTTTCTACACCGAACTCAATCACGAAGGGATTCTCGCCGTCCGTGGCGCGGACGCCGCCAAATTCCTCCAGGGCCAGCTGACCTGCAACCTCAATTACCTCAACGCCGAGTACTCCAGCCTCGGCGCCCGTTGCACGCCCAAGGGCCGCATGACCTCCAGCTTCCGCATCCTCGCCGAGGGCGAAGGCTTCCTGCTGGCCATGGCCAATGACCTGCTGGACAGCCAGCTGGCGGACCTGAAGAAGTACGCGGTGTTTTCCAAGGCCACCCTCTCCGATGACAGCACCCAGTGGGCGCGCTTCGGCCTGAGCGCTGCGGACGCGATCCTGGCCGAACTGAAGCTGCCGCTCTCCGGCGAAGCCGACCAGGTAGCGCGGGCCGACGGCCTGATCGCCATCGGCCTCGGCCAGGGCCGCGTCGAACTCTGGGTGCCGGCCGAGCGCGCCGCTACCATTGCCGAGCTGTTGCAGGCCCACCTGCCCCACGCCGAGCTCAACGAGTGGCTGCTCGGCCAGGTGCGTGCCGGCGTCGGCCAGGTATTCGGCGCCACCCGCGAGCTGTTCATCCCGCAGATGATCAACCTGCAGGCCGTGGGCGGCGTGAGCTTCAAGAAAGGCTGCTATACCGGCCAGGAAATCGTTGCGCGCATGCAGTACCTCGGCCGCCTCAAGCGCCGCCTGCAGCGCCTGAAACTCGATGGCGCCAAATTGCCGGAGCCGGGCCGCGAGCTGTTCTCGCCGGTGCACTCCACCAGCGTCGGGGAGGTGGTACTGGCCGCCCGCGCGGCCGATGGCGTGGAGCTGCTCGCCGTACTGCAGGACGACGCCGCTGCCGACGGCAACGTGCGCCTGGGCGAAGACCAGCCCCTTCGCCTGCTGGATCTGCCTTACG harbors:
- a CDS encoding protein YgfX, producing MSSRSDPFECRWQPSIGLLAAYLAAQFGAVLALLLADIPLHWTTLGLSLCLLHACWVVPRQILLRAPDSVRALRHNAEGWQLWSEREGFQPVQLMPDSLALPRLIVLRFRRPGDWLARSVCVPADALAPELHRRLRVRLRFSRSRWVAPE
- a CDS encoding succinate dehydrogenase assembly factor 2: MTDETELKRLFWHSRRGMLELDVLLVPFVQEVYPGLPADDQARFRKLLECEDQDMFGWFMQRGEPDDGDLRIIVRMILDRVQPK
- a CDS encoding YgfZ/GcvT domain-containing protein, with translation MTDSAFYTELNHEGILAVRGADAAKFLQGQLTCNLNYLNAEYSSLGARCTPKGRMTSSFRILAEGEGFLLAMANDLLDSQLADLKKYAVFSKATLSDDSTQWARFGLSAADAILAELKLPLSGEADQVARADGLIAIGLGQGRVELWVPAERAATIAELLQAHLPHAELNEWLLGQVRAGVGQVFGATRELFIPQMINLQAVGGVSFKKGCYTGQEIVARMQYLGRLKRRLQRLKLDGAKLPEPGRELFSPVHSTSVGEVVLAARAADGVELLAVLQDDAAADGNVRLGEDQPLRLLDLPYVLDSDREIQR